One window of Rhizobium leguminosarum genomic DNA carries:
- the serB gene encoding phosphoserine phosphatase SerB: protein MALVATLVANPSNPGLTPKIAERAAEAVNAAGLYWLADGIACDIALRDGMDMQAAEAHILAVISGAPIDLVIQEQESRRKKLLIADMDSTMIGQECIDELAAEVGLKEKVATITARAMNGDIAFEPALRERVALLKGLPISVVDEVIAKRITLTAGGPELIATMKSKGHYTALVSGGFTVFTSRIAATLGFDENRANTLLEDGGILSGFVAEPILGKQAKVDALNEISASLGISPEEAIAVGDGANDLGMLHLAGAGVALHAKPAVAAEAQMRIDHGDLTALLYIQGYRKTDFVRG from the coding sequence ATGGCTCTCGTTGCCACGCTTGTTGCCAATCCGTCAAATCCCGGGCTGACACCCAAGATCGCCGAACGGGCGGCCGAAGCGGTGAACGCTGCCGGCCTCTACTGGCTGGCCGACGGCATCGCCTGCGACATCGCGCTGCGCGATGGCATGGATATGCAAGCGGCCGAGGCCCATATTCTTGCCGTCATATCAGGCGCGCCGATTGACCTCGTCATCCAGGAGCAGGAAAGCCGCCGCAAGAAGCTGCTGATCGCTGACATGGATTCGACCATGATCGGCCAGGAGTGCATCGACGAACTTGCCGCCGAAGTCGGCCTGAAGGAGAAGGTCGCGACCATTACCGCCCGCGCCATGAACGGCGATATCGCCTTCGAGCCCGCTTTGCGCGAACGCGTCGCCCTGTTGAAGGGCCTGCCGATATCGGTCGTCGACGAAGTGATCGCCAAGCGCATCACGCTGACGGCCGGCGGCCCGGAACTGATCGCCACCATGAAGTCGAAAGGTCACTACACCGCCCTCGTCTCCGGTGGCTTCACCGTCTTCACCAGCCGCATCGCCGCCACCCTTGGCTTCGACGAGAACCGGGCCAATACGCTGCTCGAAGACGGCGGCATCCTCTCCGGCTTTGTCGCCGAACCGATCCTCGGTAAGCAGGCGAAGGTCGATGCACTGAACGAAATTTCGGCAAGCCTTGGCATTTCGCCGGAAGAAGCAATCGCCGTCGGCGACGGCGCCAACGACCTCGGCATGCTGCACCTCGCCGGCGCCGGCGTCGCCCTCCACGCCAAGCCGGCCGTCGCCGCAGAAGCCCAAATGCGCATCGACCACGGCGACTTGACCGCGCTGCTCTATATCCAAGGCTATAGGAAGACGGATTTTGTGAGGGGTTGA
- the miaA gene encoding tRNA (adenosine(37)-N6)-dimethylallyltransferase MiaA gives MMENLLNTVNAILITGPTASGKSALAVELAKRHGGAVVNADSMQVYDTLRVLTARPSEEEMQGVPHHLYGHVPAGAGYSTGTWLRDVSALLPALRAAGRLPVFVGGTGLYFKALTGGLSDMPEIPEALREDLRTRLLEEGPEGLHAELVEADPAMAANLNRQDGHRIVRALEVVKATGRSIAEFQGESGPVVIDAAQARKIVVLPDRAVLHQRINGRFEKMLRQGAEDEVRALLVLGLPAEAPVMKAIGVSQIAAMLSGEMTRDEMLEKGAAATRQYAKRQMTWFRNQMDESWERLTV, from the coding sequence ATGATGGAAAACCTTCTGAACACAGTGAACGCGATCCTGATAACCGGGCCGACCGCCAGCGGCAAGTCCGCGCTCGCCGTCGAACTGGCCAAGCGGCACGGCGGCGCGGTCGTCAACGCCGATAGCATGCAGGTCTATGACACGCTGCGGGTGCTGACCGCGCGCCCGTCTGAAGAGGAGATGCAGGGTGTGCCGCATCATCTCTACGGCCACGTGCCGGCAGGTGCCGGCTATTCCACCGGCACTTGGCTGCGCGATGTCTCGGCGCTGCTGCCGGCGCTCAGGGCCGCCGGCCGGCTGCCGGTCTTCGTCGGCGGCACCGGGCTTTATTTCAAGGCGCTGACCGGCGGCCTCTCCGATATGCCCGAGATACCCGAGGCGCTGCGGGAGGACCTGAGGACGCGATTGCTGGAGGAGGGGCCGGAGGGGCTCCATGCCGAGCTCGTCGAGGCCGATCCCGCCATGGCGGCGAACCTCAACCGCCAGGACGGGCACCGCATTGTCCGGGCGCTGGAGGTGGTCAAGGCGACGGGACGGTCGATCGCCGAATTCCAGGGCGAGTCGGGACCTGTAGTGATCGACGCTGCCCAGGCTCGCAAGATCGTCGTGTTGCCGGACCGGGCGGTGCTGCATCAGCGCATCAACGGGCGTTTCGAAAAGATGCTGCGTCAAGGCGCGGAAGATGAGGTGAGGGCGCTGCTTGTGCTCGGCCTGCCCGCCGAGGCGCCTGTCATGAAGGCGATCGGCGTCTCGCAGATCGCGGCGATGCTGAGCGGCGAGATGACCCGCGACGAGATGCTGGAGAAGGGTGCCGCGGCGACGCGGCAATATGCCAAGCGGCAGATGACATGGTTCCGCAACCAGATGGACGAGAGCTGGGAGCGGCTGACGGTTTAG
- a CDS encoding dihydrodipicolinate synthase family protein gives MSLASPFHGLSAFPPTPADIHGRVDTQALCRLLERLCKAGVASIGLLGSTGIYAYLTREERRRAVEAAVECVNGRVPILVGVGALRTDHAQDLASDAEAAGADALLLAPVSYAPLTQDEAYEHFLAVTKAAKLPLCIYNNPGTTHFTFSRALLQRLSAIETIRAVKMPLPADGDLRGELAALREETNLAIGYSGDWGAGQALLSGADAWYSVIGGLLPRTALALTKAAMAGNGEETHRLDGLFQPLWETFKAFGSIRVIYMLVEHLSFGRAELPRPLLPLGSADRQRVLDAARPLIAQETGQPRQSLL, from the coding sequence ATGTCTCTTGCCTCTCCGTTTCATGGCCTCTCGGCCTTTCCGCCAACGCCCGCCGACATCCATGGCCGGGTCGATACGCAAGCCCTCTGCCGCTTGCTGGAACGTCTGTGCAAGGCGGGCGTCGCCTCCATCGGCCTTCTCGGCAGCACCGGGATCTACGCCTATCTCACCCGCGAGGAGCGGCGGCGGGCCGTCGAGGCGGCGGTCGAATGCGTCAACGGTCGTGTTCCCATCCTCGTCGGCGTCGGCGCTCTGAGGACCGACCACGCGCAGGATTTAGCGAGCGATGCGGAGGCTGCCGGCGCCGATGCTCTTCTGCTTGCCCCCGTCTCCTATGCGCCGTTGACCCAGGACGAAGCCTACGAACATTTCCTGGCGGTCACGAAGGCAGCGAAGCTGCCGCTCTGCATCTATAACAATCCCGGCACGACCCATTTCACTTTCAGCCGAGCCCTGCTGCAGCGCCTGTCCGCCATCGAGACGATCAGGGCGGTGAAGATGCCACTGCCGGCCGATGGCGATCTGCGGGGGGAACTCGCGGCTTTGCGGGAAGAGACCAATCTCGCGATCGGCTACAGCGGCGACTGGGGTGCAGGCCAAGCGCTGCTTTCGGGCGCCGACGCCTGGTACAGCGTCATCGGCGGCCTGCTGCCGCGCACAGCTCTCGCTCTGACCAAGGCTGCCATGGCCGGCAACGGCGAGGAGACGCATCGGCTTGATGGGCTTTTCCAGCCGCTTTGGGAAACGTTCAAGGCATTCGGAAGCATCCGCGTGATCTATATGCTGGTCGAGCATCTCTCATTCGGCCGGGCGGAGCTTCCGCGGCCACTCTTGCCGCTAGGATCGGCGGACCGACAACGGGTGCTCGACGCCGCCCGGCCGCTGATCGCCCAGGAGACGGGGCAGCCGCGTCAATCCTTGTTGTAG
- the ilvN gene encoding acetolactate synthase small subunit has product MNAHLQPTGSAYFISPETAAIESHTLSILVDNEPGVLARVIGLFSGRGYNIESLTVSETEHQAHLSRITIVTRGTPQVLEQIKAQLERIVPVHRVVDLTVRARELGQDRPIEREVALVKVIGEGDMRAETLRLADAFHAKVVDATVGHFILEITGKSSKIDQFVAIMKPLGLIEVCRTGIAAMNRGAQGM; this is encoded by the coding sequence ATGAACGCCCACCTACAGCCCACGGGCTCCGCCTATTTCATCTCGCCGGAAACGGCGGCAATCGAAAGCCACACGCTTTCCATTCTCGTCGACAACGAACCGGGCGTTCTTGCCCGGGTCATCGGCCTGTTTTCCGGCCGCGGCTACAATATCGAGAGCCTGACGGTCTCCGAGACCGAACATCAGGCGCATCTTTCCCGCATCACCATCGTCACACGCGGCACACCGCAGGTGCTGGAGCAGATCAAGGCGCAGCTCGAGCGCATCGTGCCGGTGCACCGCGTCGTCGACCTGACGGTGCGCGCTCGCGAACTCGGCCAGGATCGGCCGATCGAGCGCGAAGTGGCGCTGGTCAAGGTAATCGGTGAGGGCGACATGCGCGCCGAGACGCTGCGCCTGGCGGATGCCTTCCATGCCAAGGTGGTGGATGCGACGGTCGGTCACTTTATTCTTGAGATAACCGGCAAGTCGTCGAAGATCGATCAGTTCGTGGCGATCATGAAGCCGCTTGGCCTCATCGAGGTTTGCCGCACCGGCATCGCCGCAATGAATCGCGGCGCGCAGGGCATGTAA
- a CDS encoding lysozyme inhibitor LprI family protein: protein MKSILNFIIVFSVGVLLATAAEAAGFDCSKAGSADEKIVCGDSRLSRLDELFNQRYAAQKKAAPDEDTVHTARNFLADRRDCGDDRSCILSAYLAVLWNISPDKNDFMQGISAQSLAGSQLPEATAIPAKAGRCATTSVLEVHPRLDNGGAADDADFDSGTGIDYANDGYQVSYNREKALIRSKPGDPVTMCLVEIDRDCSPDEGGRLFLVTNGRTHESWILPDAQHKCGG, encoded by the coding sequence ATGAAATCCATCTTGAACTTCATCATTGTCTTCAGCGTCGGCGTTCTTCTCGCGACGGCGGCGGAGGCTGCCGGTTTCGACTGTTCCAAGGCGGGCAGCGCCGATGAAAAGATCGTCTGCGGCGACAGCCGGCTCTCCCGGCTCGACGAGCTTTTCAACCAACGCTACGCCGCTCAGAAAAAAGCAGCGCCCGACGAGGATACCGTCCATACCGCCCGCAATTTCCTGGCGGATCGGCGCGATTGCGGTGACGACAGGTCGTGCATTTTGAGCGCCTATCTCGCCGTCCTCTGGAATATCTCGCCCGACAAAAACGATTTCATGCAGGGGATTTCAGCCCAGTCTCTCGCGGGCAGCCAATTGCCTGAGGCAACCGCGATTCCTGCGAAAGCCGGGCGCTGTGCGACCACATCGGTTCTTGAGGTCCATCCCCGCCTCGACAATGGTGGCGCGGCTGACGATGCGGACTTCGACAGCGGCACGGGTATCGACTATGCCAATGACGGCTACCAGGTCTCTTATAACAGGGAGAAAGCGCTGATCAGATCGAAGCCCGGCGATCCGGTCACCATGTGCCTGGTCGAGATCGACCGCGATTGCAGCCCCGACGAGGGCGGGAGGCTGTTCCTCGTCACCAACGGCCGCACCCATGAAAGCTGGATTTTGCCCGATGCCCAGCACAAGTGCGGCGGCTGA
- a CDS encoding ATP-binding protein, with amino-acid sequence MLNNDLRVSGKAGEHDRRDGHAPGNRFLGRVVACSGSRATIAAVAEQGGTDLTELWSVGRLISISVGRNRVVALVYQMNTGSHAWGEGEDNNFKIETELLGEVRVDEDGREEFSTGISCYPYLGAIAHRIRAADLIRIYDAGEGTTAVIGKLTQDESIDAAIHIPSMLSKHFAVVGSTGVGKSTAVSLLLHKAIAADPKLRVLILDPHNEFAAAFPNHAVTIDTDTLDLPFWLMRLEEFAEVVFRGRPPVPEELDMLRDILPEAKRAFRGSDNSLVRRTTEKSSITADTPVPYRMADLLALIDERIGRLEGRTEKPFLRSLKMRLIAAINDPRYHFMFSNNTISDTITETIAQIFRVPGENRPICTFQLAGIPSEVVNSVASVLCRMAFEVALWSEGAIHMLVVCEEAHRYIPSDPSLGFVPTRQAIARIAKEGRKYGVSLGIITQRPGELDQTILSQCSTLFAMRLANDRDQEIIRSAIPNSSISTTSFISSIGNGEAIAFGEAISVPMRMRFSRVDESLLPKASSANSKHSEEDPDTVDLRKIVTRMRAVTVGPDISNFQQSYSASATGPDEADAADQDFDATPYVPPATLSAPLESYRRELLPQTPRLDPVAPPAIDPRLDALRREMRREEPVFPRPAPPTDQPAVTRREPGTSLRESILKKPLSSLYNKD; translated from the coding sequence TTGCTCAACAACGACTTGCGCGTGTCTGGCAAGGCAGGCGAGCACGATCGCCGCGATGGCCATGCGCCGGGAAATCGCTTTCTCGGTCGCGTCGTTGCGTGCAGCGGCTCGCGGGCGACGATTGCCGCCGTCGCCGAGCAGGGCGGTACCGATCTCACAGAACTCTGGTCCGTCGGTCGGCTGATTTCGATCAGCGTCGGCCGCAACCGCGTCGTCGCCCTCGTCTACCAGATGAACACCGGCAGCCATGCCTGGGGCGAAGGCGAGGACAATAATTTCAAGATCGAGACCGAGCTGCTCGGCGAAGTCCGTGTCGATGAGGACGGGCGCGAAGAATTCTCGACCGGCATCTCGTGCTACCCCTATCTCGGCGCCATCGCCCACCGCATCCGCGCTGCCGACCTGATACGCATCTATGATGCCGGAGAGGGCACGACCGCGGTCATCGGCAAGCTGACTCAGGACGAAAGCATCGACGCGGCGATCCACATCCCCTCGATGCTTTCGAAGCATTTCGCCGTCGTCGGCTCCACCGGCGTCGGCAAGTCGACGGCCGTGTCGCTGCTGCTGCACAAAGCGATCGCGGCGGATCCGAAACTGCGTGTGCTGATCCTCGATCCGCATAACGAATTCGCCGCTGCCTTTCCCAACCACGCCGTCACCATCGATACCGATACGCTCGACCTGCCCTTCTGGCTGATGCGATTGGAGGAGTTTGCCGAAGTCGTCTTTCGCGGCCGCCCGCCGGTGCCTGAAGAGCTCGACATGCTGCGAGATATCCTGCCGGAAGCCAAGCGCGCCTTCCGCGGCAGTGACAATTCGCTGGTGCGCCGCACGACGGAAAAGAGTTCCATCACCGCCGACACGCCGGTGCCCTACCGCATGGCCGATCTGCTGGCGCTGATCGACGAGCGCATCGGTCGCCTGGAAGGCCGTACGGAAAAGCCCTTCCTGCGGTCGCTGAAGATGCGCCTCATCGCCGCGATCAACGATCCGCGCTACCACTTCATGTTCTCCAACAACACGATCAGCGACACGATCACCGAGACCATCGCGCAGATCTTCCGCGTTCCGGGCGAGAACCGACCGATCTGCACCTTCCAGCTCGCCGGCATTCCCTCCGAGGTCGTCAATTCGGTCGCCTCCGTGCTCTGCCGCATGGCCTTCGAGGTGGCGCTGTGGAGCGAAGGCGCCATCCACATGCTGGTCGTTTGCGAAGAAGCCCACCGCTACATCCCCTCCGATCCGAGCCTCGGCTTCGTGCCGACCCGCCAGGCGATCGCCCGCATCGCCAAGGAGGGACGCAAATACGGCGTCTCGCTCGGCATCATCACCCAGCGACCGGGCGAGCTCGACCAGACGATCCTCTCGCAGTGCTCGACGCTCTTTGCCATGCGCCTTGCCAACGACCGAGACCAGGAAATCATCCGCTCGGCCATCCCGAACTCGTCGATCTCGACGACGAGTTTCATCTCCTCGATCGGCAACGGCGAGGCGATTGCCTTCGGCGAGGCGATCAGCGTGCCGATGCGCATGCGCTTTTCCCGCGTCGACGAGAGCCTGCTGCCGAAGGCGAGCAGCGCCAACAGCAAACATAGTGAGGAAGATCCGGATACGGTCGATCTGCGCAAGATCGTCACCCGCATGCGGGCGGTCACCGTCGGACCCGACATCTCGAATTTCCAGCAGAGCTATTCTGCGTCCGCGACAGGCCCCGACGAGGCCGATGCAGCCGACCAGGATTTTGACGCGACGCCCTACGTGCCGCCTGCAACGTTGTCCGCTCCGCTCGAATCCTACCGGCGCGAACTGCTGCCGCAGACGCCGCGACTGGACCCGGTCGCGCCGCCGGCGATCGACCCCCGGCTGGACGCGCTCCGCCGCGAGATGCGTCGCGAGGAGCCGGTCTTTCCCCGCCCGGCACCACCGACGGATCAGCCCGCTGTCACCCGCCGGGAGCCCGGCACGTCGCTGCGCGAAAGCATCCTGAAAAAACCGCTGAGCAGCCTCTACAACAAGGATTGA
- a CDS encoding acetolactate synthase 3 large subunit produces the protein MSTDNQAAGNRMTGAEIVLKALKDNGVEHIFGYPGGAVLPIYDEIFQQEDVKHILVRHEQGAGHAAEGYARSTGKVGVMLVTSGPGATNAVTPLQDALMDSIPLVCLTGQVPTPLIGSDAFQECDTVGITRPCTKHNWLVKDVNQLAAVIHEAFRIAQSGRPGPVVVDIPKDVQFATGTYTPPADYAIQKSYQPKIQGDLNQIHAAIELMANARRPVIYSGGGVINSGPEASKLLRELVELTDFPITSTLMGLGAYPASGKNWLKMLGMHGSYEANMAMHDCDVMVCIGARFDDRITGRLNAFSPNSKKIHIDIDPSSINKNVRVDIGIRGDVGHVLEDMVRLWRALPKKPEKNRLEDWWTDIARWRARNSFAYTRSSDVIMPQYALERLYAHTKDRDTYITTEVGQHQMWAAQFFGFEQPNRWMTSGGLGTMGYGLPAALGVQIAHPDSLVIDIAGDASIQMCIQEMSAAIQHDAPIKIFIMNNQYMGMVRQWQQLLHGNRLSNSYTEAMPDFVKLAEAYGAVGLRCEKPEHLDDTIMEMIEVRKPVIFDCRVANLANCFPMIPSGKAHNEMLLPDEATDEAVANAIDAKGRALV, from the coding sequence ATGAGCACGGACAATCAGGCGGCAGGCAATCGGATGACGGGAGCGGAGATCGTTCTCAAGGCGCTGAAGGACAACGGCGTCGAACATATCTTCGGCTATCCCGGCGGTGCGGTCCTGCCGATCTACGACGAGATCTTCCAGCAGGAAGACGTCAAGCACATCCTCGTCCGCCACGAGCAGGGGGCAGGGCATGCGGCCGAAGGTTACGCCCGCTCCACCGGCAAGGTCGGCGTCATGCTGGTGACCTCGGGCCCGGGCGCTACCAATGCGGTCACGCCGCTGCAGGACGCGCTGATGGATTCGATCCCGCTCGTCTGCCTGACCGGTCAGGTCCCGACTCCGCTGATCGGCTCCGACGCCTTCCAGGAATGCGATACGGTCGGCATCACCCGGCCCTGCACCAAGCACAATTGGCTGGTCAAGGACGTCAACCAGCTCGCTGCCGTCATTCACGAAGCTTTCCGCATCGCCCAGTCCGGTCGTCCGGGTCCTGTCGTCGTCGATATTCCGAAAGACGTGCAGTTTGCGACCGGCACCTACACGCCGCCCGCCGATTACGCGATCCAGAAGAGCTACCAGCCGAAGATCCAGGGCGACCTCAACCAGATCCATGCGGCGATCGAGCTGATGGCGAATGCGCGCCGTCCCGTCATTTATTCCGGCGGCGGCGTCATCAATTCCGGGCCTGAGGCTTCCAAGCTGCTGCGCGAGCTGGTCGAACTCACCGATTTCCCGATCACCTCGACGCTGATGGGCCTCGGCGCCTATCCTGCTTCGGGGAAGAACTGGCTGAAGATGCTCGGCATGCATGGCTCCTACGAGGCCAACATGGCGATGCACGACTGCGACGTCATGGTCTGCATCGGGGCGCGTTTCGACGACCGTATCACCGGCCGTCTCAATGCCTTTTCGCCGAACTCGAAGAAGATCCACATCGATATCGATCCATCTTCGATCAACAAGAACGTCCGTGTCGATATCGGCATCCGCGGCGATGTCGGCCATGTCCTCGAAGACATGGTCCGCCTGTGGCGGGCGCTGCCGAAGAAGCCGGAGAAGAACCGTCTCGAAGACTGGTGGACCGATATCGCCCGTTGGCGGGCGCGCAACTCCTTTGCCTATACCAGGAGCAGCGATGTCATTATGCCGCAATATGCGCTGGAGCGGCTCTACGCGCATACCAAGGACCGCGACACCTACATCACGACCGAGGTTGGCCAGCACCAGATGTGGGCGGCGCAGTTCTTCGGCTTCGAGCAGCCGAACCGCTGGATGACCTCGGGCGGCCTCGGCACGATGGGATATGGCCTGCCGGCAGCGCTCGGCGTGCAGATCGCCCATCCCGACAGCCTCGTCATCGACATTGCCGGCGATGCCTCGATCCAGATGTGCATCCAGGAAATGTCTGCGGCGATCCAGCACGATGCGCCGATCAAGATCTTCATCATGAACAACCAGTATATGGGCATGGTGCGCCAGTGGCAGCAGCTGCTGCACGGCAACCGGCTGTCGAACTCCTACACCGAGGCGATGCCTGATTTCGTCAAGCTGGCGGAAGCCTATGGCGCCGTCGGCCTGCGCTGCGAAAAGCCGGAGCATCTCGACGACACTATTATGGAGATGATCGAGGTCAGAAAGCCGGTGATCTTCGATTGCCGCGTCGCCAATCTCGCCAATTGTTTCCCGATGATCCCCTCAGGCAAGGCCCACAACGAAATGCTGCTGCCTGACGAGGCCACGGACGAAGCGGTCGCCAATGCAATCGATGCCAAGGGCCGCGCCCTCGTCTGA